AAATGATTATTTAAATGGGAAATTCGATGCCAAAACACTAAAGGACTCTGCACGCTTGTGGAATAATTATGCAACGGACTATAAGCCACTGGTTGACTTTGCTAAAGAAAAAAAGCTAGGTTTCATTGCAACAAATATTCCCAGAAGGTACGCTTCCCAGACGGCAAAAGAAGGTCTGGAATCTTTGAATAGATTGTCTGCCAAAGAAAAAATATACATTGCCCAGTTGCCTATCAAAGTGAGTTTAGACACACCAGGATATCCTGAAATGAAAAAAATGATGGGAGACCATGCAGAAGGAACAAAAGTAATGAACTTCATTTCAGCTCAGGCAACCAAAGATGCTACGATGGCAGAATCCATCCTCAAAAATATCCAGCCCGGTAAAACTTTTATTCATTATAATGGTAATTATCATAGCAAGGAATTCGGTGGAACCTATTGGTATGTTAAACAAAAGAACCCCAATCTTAAAATGGCGGTGATCTCAGTTTTTGAATCGGACGATCCTGAATTGAAAGTTCCCGGGAAAGACTATATCCCAACAGATTTTAATTTGATTATTCCAGCCGATATGACGAAAACTTTTTAATTTTGAATGTTAAAAAGGTTGTACAATGTAAAAAGTATTCATGTATAATGATTTTGGAGGTCAGCTGAGAAATTGTATTCTTTTAATAAATGCAGGAGGAATATGTAAT
The sequence above is drawn from the Chryseobacterium daecheongense genome and encodes:
- a CDS encoding ChaN family lipoprotein, which codes for MKNIFVSILLIMFCALNAQNFRAYRFYDKEGKEIETERLVKELASYDVIFFGENHNSSINHWLQLKVTEALYQKKNGQIILGAEMFERDNQAQLNDYLNGKFDAKTLKDSARLWNNYATDYKPLVDFAKEKKLGFIATNIPRRYASQTAKEGLESLNRLSAKEKIYIAQLPIKVSLDTPGYPEMKKMMGDHAEGTKVMNFISAQATKDATMAESILKNIQPGKTFIHYNGNYHSKEFGGTYWYVKQKNPNLKMAVISVFESDDPELKVPGKDYIPTDFNLIIPADMTKTF